The Diorhabda sublineata isolate icDioSubl1.1 chromosome 6, icDioSubl1.1, whole genome shotgun sequence genome includes a window with the following:
- the LOC130445548 gene encoding aldehyde dehydrogenase, dimeric NADP-preferring-like produces MSVKNPEHVVNELRNTFNSGKTKSVNYRIKQLKALLNLLDENTDLIADALEKDLRKNKIESILMEIDVVKNEIKYYLMHIHDWTRPEKPTKGLANVLDSVYILNDPYGVVLVLGAWNYPLQLAVSPFAGAICAGNCVLLKPSEVSSATSKFLAEYIPKYLDSDSYKVYEGGVPETTELLKQRFDYIFYTGSPGVGKIILKAASEFLTPVTLELGGKSPVYLDKSAELDVAIRRILWGKCANSGQTCVAPDYLLCSKELEEKIIPIAKNVIKDFFGENPKDSPFYGRIVNDRHFQRLAALIKGANVGCGGDVDPSEKFISPTILTGVKSTDPVMLEEIFGPILPIVNVQNAYEAIEFINSREKPLALYIFSNNKKDIDQILKNTSSGGVCINDTIMHIVPLGLPFGGVGNSGMGKYHGKYSFETFVHKKSVLQKNLSQIGELLGSPKYPPYTQGKLRYLQLMLTPGMDIRGRFMSRLLTFTCGVAFVLLVQYFKNFFKF; encoded by the exons ggaTGAAAATACGGATTTAATTGCGGATGCTTTAGAAAAAGATTTACGAAAAAACAAAATCGAATCTATTCTAATGGAAATAGACGttgtgaaaaatgaaattaaatattatttgatgcATATTCACGACTGGACGAGACCTGAAAAACCCACTAAAGGTTTAGCTAACGTATTGGATTCTGTATATATATTAAATGATCCTTATGGTGTTGTACTTGTATTGGGAGCTTGGAATTATCCTTTACAACTTGCCGTATCACCGTTCGCCG GAGCTATTTGTGCTGGAAATTGTGTTCTACTTAAACCTTCTGAAGTATCTTCGGCTACTTCGAAATTTTTGGCAGAGTATATACCTAAATATTTAGATAGTGATTCTTATAAAGTGTACGAGGGAGGCGTGCCAGAAACTACAGAATTGTTAAAACAAagatttgattatatattttacacTGGTTCACCTGGAGTTGGGAAAATAATTCTGAAAGCTGCTAGCGAGTTTTTGACTCCTGTCACTTTAGAATTGGGCG GTAAAAGTCCAGTGTATTTGGACAAATCTGCTGAGTTGGACGTCGCTATAAGGCGAATATTGTGGGGGAAATGTGCTAATTCAGGTCAAACTTGCGTCGCCCCCGATTATCTATTATGTTCAAaggaattagaagaaaaaataatcccCATTGCTAAAAACGTTATTAAAGATTTCTTCGGCGAAAATCCAAAAGATTCGCCGTTTTATGGACGAATAGTAAACGATAGACACTTCCAACGACTCGCAGCGTTAATTAaag GTGCCAATGTAGGTTGCGGCGGGGACGTGGATCCCAGTGAAAAGTTTATATCGCCAACTATATTAACCGGGGTGAAGTCTACGGATCCCGTTATGCTAGAAGAAATATTCGGTCCAATATTGCCGATCGTTAACGTCCAAAACGCTTACGAAGCCATCGAATTTATCAATTCTAGAGAAAAACCGCTCGCCCTTTAcatattttcgaataataaGAAAGATATCGATCAGATATTGAAGAATACGTCTTCGGGTGGTGTTTGCATTAATGATACGATAATGCATATCGTACCGTTGGGGTTACCGTTCGGGGGTGTGGGTAACAGCGGAATGGGTAAATATCACGGGAAATATAGTTTCGAAACGTTCGTTCATAAAAAGAGCGTTTTGCAGAAGAATTTGAGTCAGATTGGTGAGTTATTGGGTTCTCCTAAATATCCACCGTACACGCAAGGTAAACTTAGATATTTGCAATTGATGTTGACGCCGGGGATGGATATTAGGGGTAGGTTTATGTCGCGATTGTTAACATTTACATGCGGGGTCGCTTTCGTTCTTTTGGTGcaatattttaagaattttttcaagttttaa